The following coding sequences lie in one Pseudomonas svalbardensis genomic window:
- a CDS encoding glyceraldehyde-3-phosphate dehydrogenase produces MWKVPVTQKPDQCLGEWIDREALAEAMIPLIGQLYRNNNVVSSIYGRSLINRSVIAILKAHRFARHRQSDDSELSVHETFPLLKAMSELKLGAASVDLGKLAVKFKAEGNGRTAEQFVREELADVVGQQNVSARKGTDVVLYGFGRIGRLLARILIEKTGGGDGLRLRAIVVRKGAENDLVKRASLLRRDSVHGPFDGTITIDEANNTITANGNLIQVIYAKNPTEVDYTQYGIKDALLVDNTGVWRDADGLGQHLACPGIDRVVLTAPGKGKLKNIVHGINHGEITADDKIVSAASCTTNAIVPVLKAVNDKFGIINGHVETVHSYTNDQNLIDNFHKGDRRGRSAALNMVITETGAATAAAKALPELAGKLTGNAIRVPTPNVSMAILNLNLEKAATREEMNEYLRYMALHSDLHKQIDYVNSQEVVSTDFVGSRHAGVVDAEATISQDNRVVLYVWYDNEFGYSCQVVRVMEDMAGVNPPAFPR; encoded by the coding sequence ATGTGGAAGGTTCCCGTGACTCAGAAGCCCGACCAGTGTCTTGGTGAATGGATCGACCGTGAAGCACTCGCAGAAGCGATGATTCCGCTTATCGGTCAGCTCTACCGCAATAACAACGTGGTGAGCTCGATCTATGGCCGCAGCCTGATCAATCGTTCAGTCATTGCGATTCTCAAAGCTCACCGCTTTGCTCGTCATCGTCAGTCTGATGACAGCGAATTGTCCGTCCACGAAACATTCCCGCTGCTCAAGGCAATGAGCGAGCTCAAGCTCGGCGCTGCTTCGGTAGACCTGGGCAAGCTTGCAGTCAAGTTCAAGGCTGAAGGCAATGGCCGCACTGCCGAGCAGTTCGTCCGTGAAGAACTGGCTGACGTCGTTGGTCAGCAAAATGTTTCCGCCCGCAAAGGCACCGACGTTGTTCTGTACGGCTTCGGTCGTATCGGCCGTCTGCTGGCGCGCATCCTGATCGAGAAAACTGGTGGTGGCGACGGCCTGCGTCTGCGCGCCATCGTTGTCCGCAAGGGCGCCGAGAACGATCTGGTCAAACGTGCCAGCCTGCTGCGTCGTGACTCGGTTCATGGTCCGTTCGATGGCACCATCACCATTGATGAAGCCAACAACACCATTACTGCCAACGGCAACCTGATCCAGGTTATCTACGCGAAAAACCCGACTGAAGTGGACTACACCCAGTACGGCATCAAAGACGCGCTGCTGGTGGACAACACCGGTGTATGGCGTGACGCCGACGGTCTGGGCCAGCACTTGGCTTGCCCGGGTATCGACCGCGTTGTTCTGACCGCGCCTGGCAAAGGCAAGCTGAAGAACATCGTTCACGGCATCAACCACGGTGAAATCACCGCTGATGACAAGATCGTTTCCGCGGCTTCCTGCACCACCAACGCCATCGTGCCGGTGCTCAAAGCCGTCAACGACAAGTTCGGCATCATCAACGGTCACGTTGAAACGGTTCACTCGTACACCAACGACCAGAACCTGATCGACAACTTCCACAAAGGCGATCGCCGTGGCCGTAGCGCCGCGTTGAACATGGTGATCACCGAGACCGGTGCTGCCACCGCTGCTGCCAAGGCGCTGCCTGAGCTGGCCGGCAAGCTGACCGGTAACGCGATCCGCGTTCCGACGCCAAACGTGTCGATGGCCATTCTCAACCTGAACCTTGAGAAAGCCGCCACCCGTGAAGAGATGAACGAGTACCTGCGCTACATGGCGCTGCACTCCGATCTGCATAAGCAAATCGACTACGTCAATTCGCAGGAAGTGGTTTCCACCGACTTCGTTGGCTCGCGCCACGCAGGCGTAGTGGATGCTGAAGCAACCATCAGCCAAGACAACCGCGTTGTTCTGTACGTTTGGTACGACAACGAATTCGGTTACAGCTGCCAGGTGGTTCGCGTGATGGAAGACATGGCCGGTGTAAACCCGCCTGCATTCCCGCGCTAA
- a CDS encoding CsiV family protein, with protein sequence MRLFRSLILLMTLVAPTTFADDLYQIEMILVRQNAVPAIVSRAAPEDWAAGAQSINPDSLRTPSLNAEVEKLTASNEYTVLLHKAWQQTLGEEASKVAISEGKEQFGQFPIEGTLSMKLGRFTDVDADFWVNQIDANGMVTASERMKQESHTKNGQLNFLDNGHLGLLIKITSLTAPAPRPVPDEIPD encoded by the coding sequence ATGCGCCTGTTTCGCTCACTGATCCTGTTGATGACCCTGGTTGCGCCGACGACGTTTGCCGATGACCTGTACCAGATAGAAATGATTCTGGTCCGCCAAAACGCCGTGCCCGCAATCGTCAGCCGCGCCGCACCGGAAGACTGGGCTGCCGGAGCTCAATCCATCAACCCCGACAGCCTGCGCACACCGAGCCTCAATGCCGAAGTGGAAAAACTCACCGCCAGCAATGAATACACGGTGTTGCTGCACAAGGCCTGGCAACAGACTCTCGGCGAAGAAGCCAGCAAAGTCGCGATCAGCGAGGGCAAAGAACAGTTCGGCCAGTTCCCGATCGAGGGCACGCTGAGCATGAAACTGGGACGTTTCACCGACGTCGACGCCGACTTCTGGGTCAACCAGATCGACGCCAACGGCATGGTCACCGCCAGCGAACGCATGAAACAGGAAAGCCACACCAAGAACGGCCAGCTGAACTTCCTCGACAACGGCCATCTCGGCCTGCTGATCAAGATCACCTCGCTGACTGCCCCTGCGCCTCGGCCAGTCCCCGATGAAATTCCGGACTGA
- a CDS encoding PilZ domain-containing protein produces MSTLDEEDRREYYRIEDTIALEIRPLSAPEAAGQEVLQDASPLFNLLSELHLSEFESQHLLRQISERDRNLAAFLKSQNKRIDLLSQVIAITVLGQIGEPQPVIISEGGIEFQHPTPIAEGAHLSVKLVLMPQALGLLLRARVTHCDRKGDGYDVGTEFEYPTDAQRQLLARYILQKQAQERRLAREQNESGI; encoded by the coding sequence ATGTCGACATTAGATGAAGAAGATCGCCGCGAATACTACCGTATCGAGGACACGATCGCACTGGAAATTCGGCCCCTGTCCGCTCCCGAAGCCGCAGGCCAGGAAGTGTTGCAGGATGCTTCCCCTCTGTTCAACTTGCTCAGCGAACTGCACCTGAGCGAATTCGAGTCACAGCACCTGTTGCGCCAGATCAGTGAGCGCGACCGGAACCTCGCCGCATTCCTGAAATCCCAGAATAAACGCATCGATTTGCTCAGCCAGGTGATCGCAATCACTGTGCTCGGGCAGATCGGCGAGCCGCAGCCGGTGATCATTTCCGAAGGCGGGATCGAGTTTCAGCATCCGACGCCCATTGCCGAGGGCGCCCACCTGTCGGTCAAACTAGTGCTAATGCCGCAAGCCCTCGGACTCTTATTGCGAGCTCGCGTCACTCATTGCGATCGCAAAGGCGACGGCTATGACGTCGGTACCGAATTCGAGTACCCGACCGATGCCCAGCGCCAATTGCTGGCTCGCTACATTTTGCAGAAGCAGGCCCAGGAACGACGCCTGGCCCGCGAACAAAACGAATCAGGCATTTAA
- a CDS encoding glycerophosphodiester phosphodiesterase has protein sequence MTLIYGHRGAKGEAPENTLTSFQQCLKHGVRRCELDLHLSMDGELMVIHDPTLKRTTDRRGKVVEHTAAELVTYDARTGGPGWIKPCPIPTLEELFEKCDFEHWQLEVKSASRTRAATTVLAIREMAQRFGLLDKVTITSSSREVLKAALDFVPDVSRGLVAEYAWLDPLKVAQSYGCEILALNWTLCTPERLQKAQRQGLHVSVWTVNEPALMRRLADFGVDSLITDFPGLASATLENC, from the coding sequence GTGACTCTCATCTACGGCCATCGCGGCGCCAAGGGCGAAGCACCGGAAAATACGCTGACCAGCTTTCAGCAATGCCTCAAGCACGGCGTGCGCCGCTGCGAACTGGACCTGCACCTGTCCATGGACGGCGAGTTGATGGTTATCCACGACCCGACACTCAAGCGCACCACCGACCGTCGCGGCAAAGTCGTCGAACACACGGCGGCTGAGCTGGTGACCTACGATGCGCGCACCGGCGGACCGGGCTGGATTAAACCGTGCCCGATTCCAACACTGGAAGAACTGTTCGAGAAATGCGATTTCGAGCACTGGCAACTGGAAGTCAAAAGCGCTTCACGCACCCGCGCCGCGACTACGGTGCTGGCGATTCGCGAAATGGCTCAGCGTTTCGGCCTGCTCGACAAGGTCACGATCACCTCGAGTTCACGGGAAGTATTGAAAGCTGCGCTGGACTTCGTGCCGGATGTGTCCCGCGGATTGGTGGCCGAGTACGCCTGGCTTGACCCGTTGAAGGTCGCGCAAAGCTATGGCTGTGAGATTCTGGCGCTGAACTGGACCCTGTGTACGCCGGAACGCCTGCAGAAGGCGCAGCGTCAGGGGCTGCATGTGTCGGTATGGACAGTCAACGAGCCCGCGCTAATGCGCAGACTCGCCGACTTCGGCGTTGACAGCCTGATTACAGACTTTCCCGGTTTGGCCAGCGCCACGCTCGAGAATTGCTGA
- the sthA gene encoding Si-specific NAD(P)(+) transhydrogenase: protein MAVYNYDVVVLGSGPAGEGAAMNAAKAGRKVAMVDSRRQVGGNCTHLGTIPSKALRHSVRQIMQFNTNPMFRAIGEPRWFSFPDVLKSAEKVISKQVASRTGYYARNRVDVFFGTGSFADEQTIEVVCANGVVEKLVAKHIIIATGSRPYRPADIDFHHPRIYDSDTILSLGHTPRKLIVYGAGVIGCEYASIFSGLGVLVELVDNRGQLLSFLDSEISQALSYHFSNNNITVRHNEDYDRVEGVDNGVILHLKSGKKIKADALLWCNGRTGNTDQLGLENVGVKVNSRGQIEVDEAYRTCKPNIYGAGDVIGWPSLASAAHDQGRSAAGSIVDNHSWRFVNDVPTGIYTIPEISSIGKNEQELTQAKVPYEVGKAFFKGMARAQIAGEPQGMLKILFHRETLEVLGVHCFGYQASEIVHIGQAIMNQPGELNTLKYFVNTTFNYPTMAEAYRVAAYDGLNRLF from the coding sequence ATGGCTGTCTACAACTACGACGTGGTGGTGCTGGGTTCCGGCCCGGCGGGAGAAGGCGCGGCAATGAACGCCGCCAAAGCAGGGCGCAAGGTGGCGATGGTCGATAGCCGTCGCCAGGTCGGCGGCAACTGCACTCACCTGGGCACCATCCCGTCCAAGGCACTGCGTCACTCGGTCCGGCAGATCATGCAGTTCAACACCAACCCGATGTTCCGGGCCATTGGTGAGCCACGCTGGTTCTCGTTCCCGGACGTTTTGAAAAGCGCCGAAAAAGTCATCTCCAAACAAGTCGCATCGCGCACCGGCTACTACGCCCGTAACCGCGTCGACGTGTTCTTCGGCACCGGCAGCTTCGCCGACGAGCAAACCATTGAAGTGGTTTGCGCCAATGGCGTGGTCGAAAAACTGGTGGCCAAGCACATCATCATCGCCACCGGCTCGCGTCCTTATCGTCCGGCGGACATCGATTTCCACCATCCGCGTATCTACGATAGCGACACCATCCTCAGCCTCGGCCACACCCCGCGCAAACTGATTGTTTACGGCGCCGGCGTGATCGGTTGTGAGTACGCTTCGATCTTCAGCGGTCTGGGTGTATTGGTTGAACTGGTGGATAACCGCGGTCAGTTGCTGAGCTTCCTCGACTCGGAAATTTCCCAGGCCCTGAGCTATCACTTCAGCAACAACAACATCACGGTTCGCCACAACGAAGACTACGACCGCGTCGAAGGCGTGGACAACGGCGTGATCCTGCACCTGAAGTCCGGCAAGAAGATCAAGGCCGACGCCTTGCTCTGGTGCAACGGTCGTACCGGCAACACCGACCAGTTGGGTCTGGAAAACGTCGGCGTGAAGGTCAACAGCCGTGGCCAGATCGAAGTCGACGAGGCCTACCGTACCTGCAAGCCGAACATCTACGGCGCCGGTGACGTGATTGGTTGGCCGAGCCTGGCCAGTGCCGCTCACGACCAGGGGCGTTCGGCCGCTGGCAGCATCGTTGACAACCATAGCTGGCGTTTCGTCAACGACGTGCCAACCGGTATCTACACCATTCCGGAGATCAGCTCGATCGGCAAGAACGAGCAGGAGCTGACTCAGGCCAAGGTGCCGTACGAAGTGGGCAAGGCGTTCTTCAAGGGCATGGCGCGTGCACAGATCGCCGGCGAGCCTCAGGGCATGCTGAAGATTCTGTTCCATCGCGAAACCCTGGAAGTGCTGGGCGTTCACTGCTTCGGTTATCAGGCGTCGGAGATCGTTCACATTGGTCAGGCGATCATGAACCAGCCGGGCGAACTGAACACGCTGAAGTACTTCGTCAACACGACGTTCAACTACCCGACCATGGCTGAAGCCTATCGGGTAGCGGCGTACGATGGCCTCAACCGGCTTTTTTGA
- the mfd gene encoding transcription-repair coupling factor: MPVLRLPLLPAAAGKQHWGNLPGAALSLAIAEAASAAKRFTLLLTADSQSAERLEQELSFFAPDLPVLHFPDWETLPYDLFSPHQDIISQRISALYRLPELSHGVLVVPITTALHRLAPTKFLLGSSLVLDIGQKLDVEQMRTRLEASGYRYVDTVYEHGEFTVRGSLIDLFPMGSKLPFRIDLFDDEIETLRTFDPENQRSIDKVETVRLLPAREFPLQKDAVTRFKARFRERFDVDFRRCPIFQDLSSGITPAGIEYYLPLFFDETSTLFDYLPQDTQVFSLPGIEQAAENFWNDVRNRYEERRVDPARPLLPPAELFLPVEDCFARLKNWPRVVASQQDVETGVGRERFPARELPNLAIEAKATQPLAALAGFLDEFPGRVLFTAESAGRREVLLELLERLKLRPKTVDSWPDFVASKERLAITIAPLDEGLVLDDPALALVAESPLFGQRVMQRRRREKRADANNDAVIKNLTELREGAPVVHIDHGVGRYLGLTILEIDSQAAEFLTLEYAENAKLYVPVANLHLIARYTGSDDALAPLHRLGSETWQKAKRKAAEQVRDVAAELLDIYARRAAREGYAFADPKADYATFSAGFPFEETPDQQTTIEAVRSDMLAPKPMDRLVCGDVGFGKTEVAMRAAFIAVHGGRQVAILVPTTLLAQQHYNSFRDRFADWPVSVEVMSRFKSTKEINAAVADLAEGKIDIVIGTHKLLQDDVKIKNLGLVIIDEEHRFGVRQKEQLKALRSEVDILTLTATPIPRTLNMAVSGMRDLSIIATPPARRLSVRTFVMEQNKSTVKEALLRELLRGGQVYYLHNDVKTIEKCAADLAELVPEARIGIGHGQMRERDLEQVMSDFYHKRFNVLIASTIIETGIDVPSANTIIIERADKFGLAQLHQLRGRVGRSHHQAYAYLLTPPRQQITPDAEKRLEAIANTQDLGAGFVLATNDLEIRGAGELLGDGQSGQIQAVGFTLYMEMLERAVKSIRKGEQPNLDQPLGGGPEVNLRVPALIPEDYLPDVHARLILYKRIASATDEEGLKDLQVEMIDRFGLLPEPTKNLMRITALKLQAELLGIKKVDGGPQGGRIEFATQTPVDPLTLIKLIQSQPKRYKFEGATMFKFQVPMERPEERFNTVEALFEHLIPKTA; encoded by the coding sequence GTGCCCGTTCTGCGTCTACCGCTTCTCCCTGCCGCGGCAGGTAAACAGCACTGGGGCAACCTGCCCGGTGCCGCCCTGAGCCTGGCCATTGCCGAGGCCGCCAGCGCTGCCAAGCGCTTCACCCTGCTACTGACTGCCGACAGCCAAAGTGCCGAACGGCTGGAACAGGAGCTGAGTTTCTTCGCCCCGGATTTGCCAGTGCTGCATTTCCCGGACTGGGAAACGCTGCCCTACGATCTGTTTTCGCCGCATCAGGACATTATTTCCCAGCGAATCTCCGCGTTGTATCGATTGCCGGAGCTGAGTCATGGCGTTTTGGTCGTGCCTATCACGACGGCTCTGCATCGCCTGGCACCGACCAAATTCCTGCTCGGCAGCAGCCTGGTGCTGGACATCGGCCAGAAGCTCGATGTCGAGCAAATGCGCACCCGGCTTGAGGCCAGCGGCTATCGCTACGTCGACACTGTCTATGAGCATGGCGAATTCACCGTGCGTGGCTCGTTGATCGACCTGTTCCCGATGGGCAGCAAACTGCCTTTCCGAATTGACCTGTTCGACGACGAAATCGAGACCCTTCGTACCTTCGATCCGGAAAATCAGCGCTCCATCGACAAGGTTGAAACGGTTCGCCTCCTGCCAGCGAGAGAGTTCCCGCTGCAAAAGGATGCGGTCACCCGCTTCAAGGCGCGCTTCCGCGAGCGTTTCGATGTCGACTTCCGTCGCTGCCCGATCTTTCAGGATTTGAGCAGCGGGATTACACCGGCCGGTATCGAGTACTACCTGCCGCTGTTCTTCGATGAAACCTCCACATTGTTCGATTACTTGCCGCAGGACACGCAAGTGTTTTCCCTGCCCGGCATCGAGCAGGCGGCGGAAAACTTCTGGAACGACGTGCGCAATCGTTATGAAGAGCGCCGCGTCGATCCGGCCCGCCCTTTATTGCCGCCAGCCGAGTTGTTCCTGCCGGTGGAGGATTGCTTCGCTCGCCTGAAGAACTGGCCGCGCGTGGTCGCCAGTCAACAGGACGTGGAAACCGGCGTCGGTCGCGAGCGCTTCCCCGCTCGGGAGCTGCCGAACCTGGCCATCGAAGCCAAGGCGACTCAACCGTTGGCGGCGCTGGCAGGCTTCCTTGATGAGTTCCCCGGTCGCGTGCTGTTTACCGCCGAGTCGGCGGGCCGTCGTGAAGTGCTATTGGAGTTGCTGGAACGCCTGAAGCTGCGACCGAAAACCGTCGACAGCTGGCCGGACTTTGTCGCGAGCAAGGAGCGCCTGGCGATCACCATCGCGCCACTCGACGAAGGATTGGTACTCGACGATCCAGCCTTGGCCCTGGTCGCCGAAAGCCCGTTGTTCGGTCAGCGCGTGATGCAGCGCCGCCGCCGCGAGAAACGCGCCGACGCCAACAACGATGCCGTGATCAAAAACCTCACCGAGCTGCGCGAAGGTGCGCCGGTGGTGCACATCGATCACGGTGTCGGTCGCTATCTCGGGCTGACGATTCTGGAAATCGATAGTCAGGCCGCCGAATTCCTGACCCTCGAATACGCCGAAAACGCCAAGCTTTATGTGCCGGTGGCCAACCTGCATCTGATCGCCCGATACACCGGCAGCGACGATGCCCTGGCCCCGCTGCACCGCCTAGGTTCCGAGACCTGGCAGAAAGCCAAACGCAAAGCCGCCGAACAGGTGCGCGACGTGGCCGCCGAGTTGCTCGACATCTATGCCCGCCGCGCCGCTCGCGAAGGTTATGCGTTCGCCGACCCGAAAGCCGATTACGCGACCTTCAGCGCCGGCTTCCCGTTCGAAGAAACTCCGGACCAGCAAACCACCATCGAAGCCGTGCGCAGCGACATGCTCGCGCCGAAACCGATGGACCGTCTGGTCTGCGGCGACGTCGGTTTCGGCAAGACCGAAGTGGCGATGCGCGCAGCGTTCATCGCGGTACACGGCGGTCGTCAAGTGGCGATTCTGGTGCCGACCACCCTGCTCGCCCAGCAGCATTACAACAGCTTCCGCGACCGCTTCGCCGATTGGCCGGTGAGCGTGGAAGTGATGAGCCGATTCAAGTCGACCAAAGAAATAAATGCTGCAGTCGCGGATCTGGCCGAAGGCAAGATCGACATCGTCATCGGCACTCACAAGCTGCTGCAAGACGACGTAAAAATCAAAAACCTGGGGCTGGTGATCATCGACGAAGAGCACCGTTTCGGTGTCCGTCAGAAGGAACAGCTCAAGGCCCTGCGCAGTGAAGTCGACATCCTTACCCTGACCGCCACGCCGATTCCGCGCACGCTGAACATGGCGGTCTCGGGCATGCGTGACCTGTCGATCATCGCCACGCCGCCGGCCCGTCGACTGTCGGTACGGACGTTCGTCATGGAGCAGAACAAGAGCACGGTCAAAGAGGCCTTGCTCCGTGAGCTGTTGCGTGGCGGTCAGGTCTATTACCTGCACAACGACGTGAAGACCATCGAGAAATGTGCCGCCGACCTCGCCGAACTGGTGCCGGAGGCGCGGATCGGCATTGGCCACGGGCAGATGCGCGAACGCGATCTCGAACAGGTGATGAGCGACTTCTACCACAAGCGCTTCAACGTGCTGATCGCCTCGACCATCATCGAGACCGGCATCGACGTGCCGAGCGCCAACACCATCATCATCGAGCGTGCCGACAAGTTCGGCCTGGCGCAGCTGCACCAGTTGCGCGGCCGGGTCGGTCGCAGTCACCACCAGGCTTACGCTTATTTGCTGACGCCGCCGCGTCAGCAGATCACTCCCGATGCGGAAAAACGTCTGGAAGCGATCGCCAATACACAGGACCTTGGCGCGGGCTTCGTACTCGCCACCAACGACCTGGAAATCCGTGGCGCCGGCGAATTGCTCGGCGATGGTCAGAGCGGGCAGATCCAGGCGGTCGGTTTCACGCTGTACATGGAAATGCTCGAGCGCGCAGTGAAGTCGATCCGCAAGGGCGAACAACCGAACCTCGATCAACCGCTCGGCGGTGGTCCGGAAGTCAATCTGCGGGTACCGGCGTTGATTCCCGAGGACTATCTGCCGGACGTACACGCCCGACTGATTCTCTACAAACGCATCGCCTCGGCCACCGACGAGGAAGGCCTCAAGGACTTGCAGGTGGAGATGATCGATCGTTTCGGCCTGTTGCCGGAACCGACCAAGAACCTGATGCGCATTACCGCGCTGAAATTGCAGGCCGAGCTACTGGGCATCAAGAAAGTCGACGGCGGCCCGCAAGGTGGCCGAATCGAGTTCGCGACGCAAACCCCGGTCGACCCGCTGACGCTGATCAAGCTGATCCAGAGCCAGCCCAAACGCTACAAATTCGAAGGCGCCACGATGTTTAAATTCCAGGTGCCGATGGAGCGCCCGGAAGAGCGCTTTAATACTGTAGAGGCGCTGTTTGAGCACCTCATTCCGAAAACTGCTTGA
- a CDS encoding FAD:protein FMN transferase encodes MESFGGPTMGSTYSIKYLRHAGLPAPTEVRVQVEKILAEVDQQMSTYRSDSDIERFNDLPANRCQKMPPPILKLVRVGERLSEQSEGSFDLTVEPLLNLWGFGPQAREEKIPAAQALAEVRQRVGYQHLRIDGDQLCKDAAVEVDFNSIAAGYAVDTIAAKLEAMGIHNYLAEATGELKAAGKKLDGSPWRVALEEPRDDQQVAERIIAVDGYGVSTSGDYRNYFEQDGRRYSHTFDARTGAPVSHTLASVTVIHPSALMADGLSTLLLILGPEQGWDYAEKHDIGAFFVIRADTGFVTRTTQAFERLSDGKTE; translated from the coding sequence ATGGAAAGCTTCGGCGGCCCGACCATGGGCAGCACGTATTCGATCAAGTACCTGCGCCATGCCGGGCTTCCCGCCCCGACCGAGGTCCGTGTTCAGGTCGAAAAGATCCTTGCTGAAGTCGATCAACAAATGTCGACTTACCGCAGCGACTCCGACATCGAGCGCTTCAACGATCTACCCGCCAACCGCTGTCAGAAAATGCCCCCGCCGATCCTCAAACTGGTGCGCGTCGGTGAGCGTCTGTCGGAACAAAGCGAAGGTTCTTTCGACCTGACGGTGGAACCGCTGCTTAACCTCTGGGGTTTCGGCCCGCAGGCTCGCGAGGAAAAAATCCCCGCGGCCCAAGCGCTGGCCGAAGTGCGGCAGCGAGTCGGTTACCAGCACCTGCGTATCGACGGCGATCAGCTGTGCAAGGACGCCGCGGTCGAGGTTGACTTCAACAGCATCGCCGCTGGCTACGCAGTCGACACGATTGCCGCGAAACTCGAAGCAATGGGCATCCACAACTACCTCGCCGAAGCCACCGGCGAACTCAAGGCCGCCGGCAAGAAACTCGACGGTTCACCGTGGCGCGTCGCCCTGGAAGAACCCCGCGACGACCAGCAAGTGGCCGAGCGCATCATCGCCGTCGACGGCTACGGCGTTTCCACTTCCGGCGATTACCGCAACTATTTCGAGCAGGACGGTCGGCGTTATTCCCACACCTTCGATGCCCGCACCGGGGCGCCGGTCTCACACACCCTGGCGTCAGTCACGGTGATTCATCCTTCAGCGTTGATGGCCGATGGCTTATCGACGCTGTTGCTGATTCTGGGGCCTGAACAGGGTTGGGATTACGCAGAAAAACATGACATCGGTGCATTCTTTGTGATTCGTGCCGATACAGGTTTCGTCACACGAACCACGCAGGCTTTTGAACGCCTGAGTGACGGAAAAACCGAGTGA
- a CDS encoding lipoprotein-releasing ABC transporter permease subunit: MFRPLFVFIGTRYTRAKRRNHFVSFISLTSMIGLALGVVVMIVVLSVMNGFDHEMRTRVLGMVPHATIESGEPISDWQSLAARVKQNPQVTAVAPFTQMQGLLTNNGKVSKVLLNAIDPALERQVSIIDNFMQQGKLDDLAPGSFGIVIGDKAAAKLGAAIGDKLTFVAPEVTVTPAGMFPRMKRFTVVGIFHVGAGELDGYLGITNLQDLAKLNRWKPDQVQGIRLKFDDLFQAPRVAWSIAQQLGEDHFYARDWTRTHGNLYQAIRMEKAMIGLLLLLIVAVAAFNIISTLVMVVNDKKGDIAILRTLGATPGSIMAIFMVQGTVIGVVGTLIGAVVGIFAALNVSAAISALEGLIGHKFLNADVYFIDYLPSQVQSQDVLMVCAAALVLSFLATLYPAWRAARTQPAEALRYE, translated from the coding sequence ATGTTCAGACCTCTCTTCGTATTTATTGGCACGCGTTATACCCGTGCAAAGCGTCGCAATCATTTTGTGTCATTCATTTCCCTGACCTCGATGATCGGGCTCGCCCTTGGCGTGGTCGTGATGATCGTGGTGCTGTCGGTCATGAACGGCTTCGATCATGAGATGCGCACCCGCGTGCTGGGCATGGTGCCCCACGCGACCATCGAGTCCGGTGAACCGATCAGCGACTGGCAAAGCCTGGCCGCCAGGGTCAAGCAGAACCCGCAGGTGACGGCCGTGGCGCCGTTTACCCAGATGCAGGGTTTGCTGACCAACAACGGCAAGGTCTCCAAAGTCCTGCTCAATGCCATCGACCCTGCGCTGGAACGGCAGGTCTCGATCATTGATAACTTCATGCAGCAGGGCAAACTCGACGACCTGGCGCCGGGCAGCTTCGGCATCGTCATCGGTGACAAAGCCGCGGCCAAGTTGGGTGCGGCGATCGGCGACAAACTGACGTTTGTGGCACCGGAAGTCACCGTGACCCCGGCCGGGATGTTCCCGCGCATGAAACGCTTTACCGTGGTCGGCATCTTCCATGTCGGCGCCGGTGAACTGGACGGCTATCTGGGCATCACCAATCTGCAGGATCTGGCCAAGCTGAATCGCTGGAAACCGGATCAGGTCCAGGGCATCCGCCTGAAGTTCGACGACCTGTTCCAGGCGCCACGCGTGGCGTGGAGCATCGCTCAGCAACTCGGCGAAGACCATTTCTATGCCCGCGACTGGACGCGCACCCACGGCAATCTGTATCAGGCGATCCGGATGGAAAAAGCCATGATCGGTTTGCTGTTGCTGCTGATCGTCGCCGTTGCTGCGTTCAACATTATTTCCACGTTGGTGATGGTGGTGAACGACAAGAAGGGCGACATCGCGATTCTGCGCACCCTTGGCGCCACGCCGGGTTCGATCATGGCGATCTTTATGGTGCAGGGCACCGTCATTGGTGTGGTCGGGACGCTGATCGGCGCCGTGGTCGGGATCTTCGCCGCGCTGAATGTCAGCGCCGCGATCTCGGCCCTCGAAGGGCTGATCGGGCACAAGTTCCTCAACGCCGACGTGTACTTCATCGATTACCTGCCGTCGCAAGTGCAGAGCCAGGATGTGTTGATGGTCTGCGCCGCCGCGTTGGTCCTGAGTTTCCTCGCCACCCTGTATCCAGCCTGGCGTGCTGCGCGCACCCAGCCTGCGGAGGCGCTACGTTATGAGTGA